The nucleotide sequence GAGAGCATGTAGAATCTCACTCTAACCACTGTCTTCTGACGCTTTGCACATTTGACCTTTGTAAGTGTGGCTGATAAACCAGAAGGCTGCTGACCAGTTTCCATCTCCTGCTTTCCCTTTTCATCTTTGCAGGTCGCAGAGATGGCTACTGAGATAAGGGACAGGAGAGTGGAGAGCAAGGTGGCAACAACTAAccaacaacaaaattaaagatTTATTACCTATTATTGAATAAAGGTACAGAGGCAAAGTTCTCTGACCAACATTGTCCATTAAAGAtaatactagaaatataaaagttGAAACTATCCATCTAATCTGAAGACTTTTTCTGTGTCaatattcagattttaaaaactagtaTTTCAGTTCCTAGTGCCTTCGTAAGCGATTCATAAACCTGACCGTGTTTATAGGTACGGCAGAAAATGAAGACCCAGGAGTGAGTTCTGTTATTATAAAAATCATGGCAGTTAGAAGTGTAACCTAGAGTGCAGAATGCAACAATAAGGAggataattcttttttaattggcGTGGATCACACACCAGTTCCACATTCAATTAGTGGCTTTACATCTTGAAACAGAAGTAGAAAATTTGAAGTGAGTTCATGTACTCATAAGTAACATTCtaatttggaaaacaaatta is from Pan troglodytes isolate AG18354 chromosome 17, NHGRI_mPanTro3-v2.0_pri, whole genome shotgun sequence and encodes:
- the LOC129137822 gene encoding putative uncharacterized protein encoded by LINC00305, with the protein product MINLHRLCIIHVAISATCKDEKGKQEMETGQQPSGLSATLTKVKCAKRQKTVVRVRFYMLSMKNKACRKNLSKGYNQRPEGSKEESHMVVKEKRKGDH